In a single window of the Pseudobacteriovorax antillogorgiicola genome:
- a CDS encoding WD40 repeat domain-containing protein, with amino-acid sequence MYERKTAGRFKLYLDLNLGLIALILSACSPLTNHFENLQLKCGNVAPEKSYVKVSSADDTSPISLSAYVINQKGKFEPAKVTEKSCVEFSDSDTALIVADNNREFGATVNLENTDQTFLELSLKDFRGKPPVLACPTQTAARAFTTKDFFKVADTYGLVGLKVDISADSPEQVFEVLLDENTREEGYTLNSAGPFQLQEGQYKLRLKALNLFKDGLLEEIECNVIVDQVSPKIEIVDPGSSYDLQNGFQVAVDQANLEIEVSDENPYRIFYCIQELLESESPGGSENCIFQESSKQTIQIDSPGYKQLFTFAMDRAGNKSEIREQRILVIDQKEVEFIQQLALLGSEQAKKPKTYMEGVRKILEAEMRRKTLASQLERDLAENHSKLAMMSLGYSQSVSNQSRLPYYPWRAEYTADGEHVVVITQGKGLIVVYSKSGEMLWQSDEIGSEIDYMWMIGDSNRILISTRLGGLQLWSIKTKSILKRWDLEEPIWKASINPSKSKVGVAGITSMAWTIDLSTFETQALKAHSGQIRGIAWLDDENLITGTINGEVLISNRGEVIDEIDLPGGDNGVFSLKRLGNSLAISSFLNEPEQTISAVDKSRISFWSLTGELVYDAGLVPSIALEITTDTNENHLALDTTGQGAHIIPNWKAMIEKKVLAKDTLYNISPNQQSYGTSWIPGSSNFISLPEDFESFVQVNGIYPGNVGYIRNLKHQHSRPLNSLSFSPDGKRFITTSNDKLVNFHSIETSLADQVYLPGHYFFHTEPNDFNEESLLTLSYDTANGGIFLSTFNKNKLDYSIPVSIWTAEQLSTFRWVDSNTIVGTESQDNQGSRQVSLIKYRVDQGTKEVLLDYGSTTITTFHLSGNLVFIGDTDGYVKKVNLSNNESVELARLDVGTTLSSKDKEIGERVVRWIQYDPKNDRLYAGGFDKAIYLVEGAKTKQPNVRVKKNAHSSVINDALLAETILYTAGRDQEVKAWNSSDLSFTTIYSGHVGGVRAISLAQRQKIGLSVSTDATLQAWNPFSGKKFLDILEVQKGTNSINAVKVSLQDYIVVGGSVDTVHFSMKTRNLFLRGCQFFEVFLRVNHKDLSNFCVEY; translated from the coding sequence ATGTATGAACGAAAGACTGCTGGTCGATTCAAGCTTTATCTAGACCTCAACTTAGGATTAATTGCACTGATACTCAGCGCCTGTTCGCCCCTAACAAATCACTTCGAGAACCTCCAGTTGAAATGTGGCAATGTAGCACCTGAAAAGAGCTATGTGAAAGTAAGTTCAGCTGATGATACCTCACCTATTTCTTTAAGTGCGTATGTCATCAATCAGAAAGGTAAATTTGAGCCTGCTAAGGTTACAGAAAAATCCTGCGTGGAATTCTCAGACAGTGATACTGCTCTTATTGTTGCTGATAACAATCGCGAGTTTGGAGCTACTGTTAACCTAGAGAATACGGACCAAACCTTCCTGGAGCTCTCTCTAAAAGACTTTAGAGGAAAGCCCCCAGTCCTAGCATGTCCAACACAAACCGCTGCCCGAGCCTTCACAACCAAAGACTTCTTTAAAGTTGCTGACACCTATGGACTTGTAGGTTTGAAAGTTGACATTTCAGCAGATTCCCCTGAGCAAGTTTTCGAAGTCCTGCTTGATGAGAATACGAGGGAGGAAGGTTATACTTTAAATAGTGCAGGGCCCTTTCAATTGCAAGAAGGACAGTACAAACTGAGGCTTAAAGCTTTAAACTTATTCAAAGACGGACTCTTAGAGGAAATTGAGTGCAACGTCATAGTCGATCAAGTGAGCCCAAAAATCGAGATTGTAGATCCTGGATCGTCCTATGATTTGCAGAATGGCTTTCAAGTTGCCGTCGATCAAGCCAACCTAGAAATCGAAGTATCTGACGAAAACCCATATAGAATTTTTTACTGTATTCAAGAACTCTTAGAATCCGAATCTCCTGGGGGTTCGGAGAATTGTATATTCCAAGAAAGCTCAAAGCAAACCATTCAGATTGATAGCCCAGGCTATAAACAGCTTTTTACTTTCGCTATGGATCGCGCAGGTAACAAGTCAGAGATCCGCGAGCAGAGGATTCTTGTCATAGATCAAAAAGAAGTAGAGTTCATTCAACAACTCGCTCTTTTAGGCTCTGAACAGGCAAAGAAGCCAAAGACATATATGGAAGGCGTCAGAAAAATCCTTGAAGCTGAGATGCGGCGAAAAACGTTAGCTAGCCAATTGGAACGCGACCTAGCTGAAAATCACAGCAAGCTTGCGATGATGAGTTTAGGCTACTCCCAGTCAGTCTCAAATCAAAGTCGCCTACCGTACTACCCCTGGCGAGCAGAATACACCGCAGATGGAGAACATGTTGTGGTCATCACCCAGGGAAAGGGCTTAATAGTCGTTTACTCAAAGTCTGGAGAAATGCTGTGGCAATCAGATGAGATCGGCTCGGAAATCGACTACATGTGGATGATAGGTGACTCGAATCGAATACTCATCAGCACTAGGCTGGGTGGCCTTCAGCTCTGGAGCATTAAGACAAAGTCTATTTTGAAAAGATGGGACCTTGAAGAGCCTATTTGGAAGGCATCCATTAACCCATCGAAGTCAAAAGTGGGTGTTGCTGGCATTACAAGTATGGCATGGACTATCGATCTATCAACTTTTGAAACTCAAGCCTTGAAAGCCCACAGCGGACAAATTCGTGGGATAGCATGGCTAGACGACGAGAACCTAATTACTGGCACTATAAATGGTGAGGTTTTAATATCGAATCGAGGTGAAGTTATCGACGAAATAGACTTACCTGGAGGAGATAACGGAGTTTTTTCACTGAAGAGACTAGGTAATAGTCTCGCTATTTCCTCCTTTCTTAATGAACCAGAGCAAACAATCTCTGCAGTCGATAAGAGTCGAATTAGTTTCTGGTCTTTGACTGGAGAATTAGTTTACGACGCCGGCTTGGTTCCATCGATTGCACTCGAGATTACAACTGATACGAATGAGAATCACCTAGCACTCGATACTACTGGCCAAGGAGCACATATCATTCCTAACTGGAAAGCAATGATCGAAAAAAAAGTTCTAGCAAAAGACACTCTATACAACATATCGCCGAACCAACAGTCTTATGGAACCTCATGGATACCAGGGTCTAGTAATTTCATTAGTCTACCGGAAGACTTTGAGTCTTTTGTTCAAGTGAACGGCATCTACCCGGGAAATGTAGGGTACATAAGAAACCTTAAGCATCAACACTCTAGACCCTTAAATAGTCTGAGCTTCTCACCTGATGGAAAGAGGTTTATAACAACATCAAATGACAAACTGGTAAACTTTCATAGCATAGAAACAAGCTTAGCTGACCAAGTCTATCTACCAGGTCATTACTTCTTTCATACCGAGCCCAATGACTTCAATGAAGAAAGTCTCCTGACTCTAAGCTATGACACTGCGAATGGTGGTATCTTCTTAAGTACGTTCAATAAGAATAAGCTGGATTATTCTATTCCAGTCTCTATATGGACTGCAGAGCAGCTTTCTACTTTTAGGTGGGTTGATTCGAACACAATCGTTGGAACTGAAAGCCAGGATAATCAGGGTTCAAGGCAAGTAAGTCTAATAAAGTATAGAGTCGATCAAGGTACGAAGGAAGTACTATTAGATTATGGATCCACGACCATTACCACGTTTCACCTATCAGGGAACCTAGTATTTATTGGCGATACGGATGGCTATGTTAAGAAAGTGAACCTGTCAAATAACGAGTCAGTAGAACTAGCTAGGCTCGATGTGGGAACAACGCTTTCAAGTAAAGACAAAGAAATTGGTGAAAGGGTTGTTAGGTGGATCCAATACGATCCAAAGAATGATAGACTCTACGCCGGAGGCTTTGACAAGGCGATTTATTTAGTAGAAGGCGCCAAGACTAAGCAACCTAATGTTCGAGTTAAGAAGAATGCTCATTCGAGTGTGATTAATGACGCACTTCTAGCTGAGACGATACTCTATACCGCTGGTCGAGATCAAGAAGTTAAGGCTTGGAACTCTTCAGATCTATCTTTTACAACAATATATTCTGGGCATGTTGGAGGGGTAAGAGCTATCAGTCTCGCACAGCGACAAAAAATCGGACTATCTGTTAGTACTGATGCAACTCTTCAAGCTTGGAATCCTTTTAGCGGTAAAAAGTTTTTAGATATACTTGAAGTTCAAAAGGGCACTAACTCGATAAACGCAGTAAAAGTATCATTGCAAGACTATATTGTAGTAGGTGGTTCGGTAGATACAGTCCATTTTTCGATGAAGACTCGCAACCTCTTCCTGAGAGGATGTCAGTTTTTCGAAGTTTTTCTTCGGGTAAACCACAAGGATCTATCCAATTTTTGTGTCGAATACTAA